The sequence ACCACCTCATAAACTGTTATATAGCCGACTTTTTTCTCTGTAGCTGTGCCGCCCGGGCCTTCTATAGTCAGACTCACCGAATAGACCCCCGCCGAGGTGTAAGTATGAGTAGGTTCAAATTCAGTGCTCGAATTTCCATCTCCAAAGTCCCAAGTAAAACTGTCATAGTCGCCCGAGCTGAGATTTGTAAAGTCCACTTCAAGTGGAGCAACTCCAGTCAGTGGAGTGGCAGTGAAATCCGCTTGAGCCGGGTCATAAACAGTAATGTAACCAGTCTTGGTTTCAACATCCGATCCACCTGGGCCGTCAATCGTCAGAGTCACAGTGTAAACACCGGCTTCGGTATAAATATGAGATGAATTCTGAAGTGAGCTGTTGCCTCCATCTCCAAAATCCCAGGTTTGTGTATCAAATTCCCCGGTCGAAAGATTAGTAAACTGAACTGACAATGGAGCAACACCAGTCAATGGTGTCGCAGAAAAATTCGCTTGAGCTGAATCATAAACAGTAATATAACCCGTCTTGGTTTCAACATCGGTTCCACCTAATCCAGAGACCGACAACTTGACAGTGTAAACACCCGGTTCGGTATAAATGTGAGTAGGATTCTGAAGTGAGCTGTTGCCTCCATCTCCAAAGTCCCAGGTAAAACTGTCATAGTCACCCGAGCTGAGGTTTGTAAAATCCACTTCAAGTGGAGCAACACCAGTCAATGGTGTCGCAGTGAAATCTGCTTGAGCCGGGTCATAAACTGTAATATAGCCAGTCTTGGTTTCAACATCCGATCCACCTGGGCCGTCAATCGTCAGAGTCACAGTGTAAATACCGGCTTCGGTATAATTGTGAGATGGATTCTGAAGTGAGCTATTGCCTCCATCTCCAAAATCCCAGGTTTGTGTATCAAATTCCCCGGTCGAAAGATTAGTAAACTGAACTGACAATGGAGCAACACCAGTCAGTGGAGTGGCAGTGAAATCTGCTTGAGCCGGGTCATAAACAGTAATATAGCCAGTCTTGGTTTCAACATCGGTTCCACCTAATCCAGAGACCGATAACTTGACGGTGTAAACACCTGGTTCGGCATAAATGTGAGTAGGATTCTGAAG comes from Synergistaceae bacterium and encodes:
- a CDS encoding PKD domain-containing protein encodes the protein EPGVYTVKLSVSGLGGTDVETKTGYITVYDPAQAEFSATPLTGVAPLEVVFTNLSSGDYDSFTWDFGDGGNSSLQNPTHIYAEPGVYTVKLSVSGLGGTDVETKTGYITVYDPAQADFTATPLTGVAPLSVQFTNLSTGEFDTQTWDFGDGGNSSLQNPSHNYTEAGIYTVTLTIDGPGGSDVETKTGYITVYDPAQADFTATPLTGVAPLEVDFTNLSSGDYDSFTWDFGDGGNSSLQNPTHIYTEPGVYTVKLSVSGLGGTDVETKTGYITVYDSAQANFSATPLTGVAPLSVQFTNLSTGEFDTQTWDFGDGGNSSLQNSSHIYTEAGVYTVTLTIDGPGGSDVETKTGYITVYDPAQADFTATPLTGVAPLEVDFTNLSSGDYDSFTWDFGDGNSSTEFEPTHTYTSAGVYSVSLTIEGPGGTATEKKVGYITVYEVVVANFSASPMIGQPILSVEFTNLSTGSYETIKWDFGDGTFSNEINPIHSYSAIGTYQITISVEGPGGSDTFQREIIVIPYANYLPLIVR